Sequence from the Clostridium butyricum genome:
ATCAACCTCAGCTCTTTTACTCCACACTTCAAGCTGATCTATAGCAGCTGCTCTGAATGTATCAGCTGCTGCAAGAAGTACCTTTTTTCCATCAGCCTTATTTTTAGCAGCTATTTTACCTATTGATGTAGTCTTACCAACTCCATTAACTCCTATTATAAGCATAACTTTTTTATCTTCATCATTATCTTCATATGAACCTTCCAAAAGTATATCTCTTATAACCTCTTTTAATGCTGGCTTAACTTCCTGAGGATCATTTATTTTCTCTTTACGAATCTTATTTCTTAGTCTTTCAATTATATCTATTGTTGTATCCATTCCAATATCAGATGTTATTAGAATTTCCTCTAATTCTTCATAAAGATCTTCATCTATAGTGATAGCAATCTTTAATACTTCATTGATCTTATCTGTTAATCCATCTCTTGTCTTTGTTAACCCTGTTTTTAATTTGTTAAATAAATTTCCAAACAAACTTTTTTCCTCCATATCTAAATTTATTATATCTATTTATAGTTTTATATTAATAATAAATACTATTTTACATCTTTATCATATATCGCACTACTAAATTTACAATTATAATCTAGAAATCGTGTAGTGTTCTCTAAACAAATTGGGATATATTAATATTCTTATTATCACCTTTTAATCATACATTATTTAAAATTTTCTTTATCAATAATAGTATTACTCATCATCTTTAGATAAATCTACTGATACCACTTTAGAAATACCTTTTTCCTCCATTGTAACACCATAAATAATATCACTCGCTTCCATAGTACCCTTTCTATGAGTTATTACTATAAACTGAGTTCTATTAGAAAATCTCAATAAAAATTCTGCATATCTATAGACATTTGCATCATCAAGAGCAGCTTCAATTTCATCAAGTATGCAAAAAGGTGTAGGTTTCATCTTTAATATTGCAAAAAGTAGTGCTATAGCAGATAGAACTTTTTCTCCACCTGACATAAGATTTATATTTTGTAGTTTCTTTCCTGGCGGTTCAACATTTATATCTATGTTAGCACTAAGCTCATCACCTTCACCAAGTATAAGTTCTGCACTTCCACCCTGGAATAAATCCTTAAATGTTTCGTTGAAATTATGATTTAATATTTTAAAATTTTCTTTAAATAATATTCTCATTTCACCAGTCATTTGATCTATAACCCTGATAAGCTCTTCTTTAGCTTTTTCCAAATCCTCTGCCTGATTTGACATAAATTCAAACTTTTCTTTAAGTTCCTCATATTCTTCAATTGCAGCTAAATTTACAATACCCAGTTTTGTGATTTTAGATTTTATAGATGAAATATTACTTTTTAAATCTTCTTCATTTTCCACAGGTTCACATATATCAAGAGCCTCAGCATAAGTAAGTTCAAGCTCTTCATTAAGTTTTTTGTATATATGCTCCTCTTCGCTTTCCTTTTTCGCCTTTATTACTTCTCTCTTATTTACTTCCATCTCTTCACGGCTTATTTCATCCATCACTGCACTTATTAAGTTGTCTTTCTGTTTAAATTCTTCTTTCAATTTTTCTTTTTCTATTTCATCATCTTTAAAGTTAAGTTCTAAAACATTAATTTTAGTATTGTTTTCCTCAATATTTTTTTGTCTCTCTTTTATTGAAAAATTTAGTTCTATTATGCTTTTTTCATTTTCTTTACTCTCTCTAACAAGATTATCTCTTTTTCCACTTAAATCATATGATTCTTTTTCGATTCTTGAAAAGTCGTTTTTCTTTCCTTCAATACCTTCATCTAATGCTGCTTTAGCAATTTTCATCTCAGTCAACTTAGATTCATCTTTGCTAACTTCTAAAGTTTTCACACCAATCAATTCTTCCAGCTCTACACTCTGATTTTTTTTTGTAACATTCTCATCTTCAAGAATTTTTATTTCGTTTTCTTTAACATTTAATTTTTCAGATATTTCTTGCTTATCTTCCTTTATTCTTTCTAAATCACTTCTTGTATTTTCCAAAGTTTTTTTAAGCTTATTAGTGTCATTTTGAAGGCCTTCTATTTCACTTTGCTTTCTTGTAAGGTCTATATTTTTAGAATGTATTAAATCTGTATTATTAAGAATCTCTTCATCTATTTCTTTTAATTCTAGTGAAAGCTTCTGTCCTTCCTTCATAATATCAGCATATACTTTTTTCTTTTCATCAATCTTATGAGCAATTTCTTCTATTTCTCTTTTTCTTCCTAGAAGATTAGTATTTCTACCTTTTATGCTCCCTCCAGTAAGAGCTCCCCCTGGATTAACAACTTCACCTTCAAGAGTAACTATTTTATATCTATACTGACTAATCTTTGAAATCTTTAATGCACAATCCATATCTCTACATATTATAGTTCTACCTAGAGTATAATTCATTATATTTTCATATATTGAATCATATGATATTATGTCACTACCTATACCTATATATCCTTCAGATTTAGTTATAGAATCATCTAAATTAAGCTTTTTACCTTTAATTATATTAATGGGTAAAAAAGTAGCTCTTCCTAAATTATTTTTCTTTAAATATATAATAAGCTTTTTTGCAACCTGTTCAGTGCTTGTTATAACATTGGAAATAGCTGCTCCTAAGGCTATTTCTACAGCAGTTTCATACTGTTTATCCACACTAAAAACTTCACCTAAAACTTTTGTTTCTTCTGCACCTTCAATATTTTCGTCCTTTATGGATTCCATAAGTGATTTAACTGATCTATTATATCCCTCATAGTGCTTTTCAAGATTTTCAAGCATAGTTTTATTAGCATCTAACTTAGTTAAAACTCTATTCAATTCTTTTACATCATTTTCTTTCTTTGTAATGTTTCCTTTTAGTGTAGCAATTCTCTTTTTTAACTCTGCTGTAGAATTACGAACATCTTCTATTTCTTTTTTCTTATTTTCAATATCTCTACTCAATCCTTTGTATGTAGCCATATTGATAACTATGTTATTTTCAAGATAAGATATGGATGAATCAAGAGACTGTCTTTTTTCTTCTCTAAGTTCCAATTCCCTCTTTAATATATTTATTTCATTTTTAACATCTGAATTGCTTCTCAAAAAGTCAAGTTCGCTTTCTTGAAGTACTTTAAGCTCAGCCTTCATCTTCTCTAGTTCAAGCTGCTTTATCTTATTAGTTTGCTCCAATTTTTCAATTATTTCCTTTTTATCAGCCTGTTCTTCAAAACGTTTAGCTAATTCTTGTTCTAGCAATAACTTATTATTTTCAATATCTTCCATTCTTTTAGAGATATCTTCAACTTCGTAACTATTTCTCTTTATCTTTTCTTCACAATTTTTAATTCTTTCATGATAAAGTTCTATAGCTTTTCCATCATCATTAATAATATCTTTTAAAGTATAGTACTGCTCTTTCTCTCCTAATGTTTTTTTCTCAATATTTTCTATTCTTTCTTCTAGATTGCTTAATATTTCCCTATCTTTAGCTATGCTTTCTCTCTTTTTATTAATTCCCTCAATTCTTTTATTTAATTCTTCCTTAAACACTCTCAATTCCTGATCCATAATCTGAATTGTATGTACTATTAGAGATACTTCTTTTCTTTTCAGATTATCAGATAATTCTTTGAATTCAATAGCCTTTTCTCTTTCTATTCTCAAAGGTTCAATTCGCTCTTCGTAAGTAGATAATATATCATTTATTCTCACAAGGTTATCATCAGTGTTACTTAGTTTTTTTTCAGCTTCTTCTTTTCTATTTTTAAATTTAACAATACCAGCAGCTTCCTCTAAAAGCGCTCTTCGTTCTTCTGGCTTACCACTTAAAATTGCTTCAATCTTACCTTGTCCAATAAGAGAATATCCTTCCTTACCTATACCTGTATCCATAAATAAATTAGTAACGTCTTTTAATCTGCATTTATTGTTATTAATTAAATATTCAGATTCACCAGACCTAAAAATCCTTCTAGATACAGTCACTTCATTATATTCTGTTGCAAGCTGTTCATCACTATTATCAAGAGTCAATGAAACCTGAGCAAGGCCTACAGGCTTTCTAAACTGTGTTCCTGCAAAGATTACATCTTCCATCTTTCCGCCTCTTAAAACCTTTATACTCTGTTCTCCGAGAACCCATCTTACTGCATCAGATATATTACTTTTTCCACTTCCATTTGGACCTACAACAGCAGTAACTCCTTTTTTAAATTTTAATTCTGTCTTATCCGCAAAGGATTTAAATCCTCTTATCTCCAGAGATTTTAAAAACAATCTTTCCACTCCTCATTTAAAAAAATATAGTAGGTAAAAGTCCCATAATAAATATTATTATAATAAAAATAGCAAAAGCAATTTTTAATTTTTCTCTAGTCTTTCTTTTCAATACAAACACTTCCAATCATAATTAGTTTATAGCAAACATTAATAAATATCAATTAATATATCAAAAGCGAGAGTTTCCCCTCGCTAATATATTATATCCACTTTTTTATTTTCTAGGTAGAGTATAATTTTACCTCTTTCAATATCATTATTTTGCTCTACCTTTATATTCTTTTTATTATCTTTCAATCGATTAAAATACATCTTTTTGTTAGCATATAATTTACTTATCTCTTTAGGATTAATATGAATTTCTGCTTTTTCTTGTTCTTTCATATTTTCTAGTATGAGTTCAATCATAAGACTACTCTCAACAAGTTCTCTAAATGCGGGATGAAAAGGTCCTGCCACAACATCATTTTTTTCATTTATTGTTTCAGTAGGCTGAAGACCTATTCTTATAACATTAACAGAGTTCTGTCTATACATCTTATACATTTCCTTGCTTATTTCAACAGCTTCTTCTAAAGTATAAGGTACATAATCTCCTCTTTTATACATAATCTCCATGGCAGTTCCCCTTATTGTTAACGCCGGATAAATTCTGCATATATCTGGTTTCATTTCTATCGATGCTTTTGTTGTCTCTATGTCAGTCTTAAAATCATCTCCTGGAAGACCAGGCATTATTTGATGTCCAAGTATAAATCCATATTCTTTTATCAGCTTTGATGCTTTAGAAACATCCTCTACATCATGGCCTCTTCCTGCTTTTAAAAGAATTTCTTCATTAAGTGATTGAACACCAAGTTCAATTATATCAACTCTGTATTCCTTTAAATAGGATAATATATATTGATTTATATAGTCTGGTCTTGTAGATAATCTTATTTTATCTATAAAATCTTTATCCTTAAACTCTCTTGCAACTTGTAGAAGTTCTTTTTGCTTTTCTTCTTTTATTCCAGTAAATGTTCCTCCAAAGAATGATATTTCAACAACTGCATTACTATGGTCAATAGTTTCAAGGTATTCATAAACAGTCTTTCTAACACTTTCTGCAGTAACTTCTTCATTCTCATCATTACTAGAAGAAATATCTCTTTTCTCTGTGTCTTTAACAATTCTTAATGAATCTTTTTTTACCCCAGTTATTTTATCTTGATTGCAAAATACACAATCATGTGGGCAACCTTCGTGTGGTACAAATATTGGTATTATATAATAACTTTTACTCATTTTTATTATCCAGTTTCATTAAGGCCTGTTTAGCTGCATTTTGTTCAGCTTCTTTTTTACTATATCCACATCCTTCTCCCATAATATTGTTTTCTATAACAACATTAGTGAAAAACTTACGTCTATGTGGTGGACCTTCATGCTTTGTCAATTCATAATGAATTGACACTTCTCCATCCTTTTGTAAAAATTCTTGAAGCTTAGTTTTAAAATCTAATATGATTTCATTGTTTATAGCCTTCTTTATTATTTCTTCAAAATGCAATAAGATAAAATCTCTTACAAATCCTATGCCTTTATCTAAATAAACAGCAGCTATAACTGCTTCTACAGCATCAGCCTGTATAGAAATCCTTTCTCTTCCTCCTGTTAATTCTTCACCTTTGCTCATTCTTATATATTCCCCAAGATGAAGCTTTTTAGCAATCTCATAAAGAGAATTCTCACATACAATAAGGCTACGTGTCTTTGTCAATTCTCCTTCTGACTTGCTCTTGAAATTATTAAATAGATATTCAGTGATACAAAGTTGTAATACTGCATCTCCAAGAAACTCAAGTCTCTCATTATATTCCGCATCTTTAAACTGATTTGCAAACGAACTATGCGTAAGCGCAGTTTTTAATAATGTGGGATTATTAAAACAAACTCCTAAATTTTCTTCAATTTCTTTAAGTGTATACTTATTCATTTTTCCACTCCTTAGAAGTTTATTCTTCAACTTGCTAATATAACAAATTCAAGAATAAACTAATTAATAAAGATAAAATCCCGCAAACGCGGGATTATGCTATTCTTCGTGATGAGCTTTAACGTAATTGACAACATCTCCAACTGTCTTAAAGTTTTCAACGTCTTCATCTGGTATTTCCATGTCTAGTTCATCTTCTAAAGCCATGATAAGCTCAACAATATCTAATGAATCAGCGTTTAAATCATCAATAAAAGATGCTTCCATTGTTACGCTTCCCTCGTCGATACTTAATTTATCAGCAATTATTGCTTGGATTCTTTCAAACATTTGTTTCACCTCCCAAGTTCTACATTTAGATAATATTATATAATATTTAAATCGTCAATATTTATTTAATTTTGTTTTGAAAATTCTTTTTTCATATTCTCAAGAACTTTATTATCATAGAAAATCTTAGTCTGTCTTATTGCATTCTTAAATGCTTTTCCATCAGAACTTCCATGCGCTTTTATACATATTCCATCAACACCTAAAAATGGTGCTCCACCATATTCTTTGTAGTCAACTTTTTTCATCAAGCTTTTTAAAACTGGTTTTAACAGCACTACTCCAAATTTTGAAATGATAGATGCCTGCATTACTTCATCTTTAATCATCCCTAAAATTGTAGATGCTGATCCTTCATACATTTTCAAAGCAGTATTTCCTACAAAACCATCACTAACTAAAATGTTAGTTTCACCTTTTGGAATATCTCTTGGTTCAACGTTTCCCTTAAAATTTAATTCTCCTTCATTTTTAAGCAACTGGTATGTAGCTTTTGAAAGTTCATTTCCCTTTTCTTCTTCTTCACCAATGTTAATAAGACCTATACTTGGATTTTTCACATTAAAAACATGCTCATAATATATTTTACCCATTTTAGCAAATTGTACAAGAAAGGCAGGCTTACAATCAACATTTGCTCCAACGTCCACTATCATAAACTGACCTTTTCTACCAGGCATTATAGGTGCTAAAGCTGGTCTTTCAACACCCTTTATTCTTCCAACAACAAGTGTACATCCTGCAAGGAATGCTCCTGTGCTTCCTCCAGATATTATTGCATCACAAGTTTTATCCTTAACTAAATTTAAAGCCTTAACTATACTTGAATCTTTCTTTCTTCTTACTGCCATTACAGGATGTTCATTTGTGGAGATAACTTCCTCTGCATGAATTACTGTAATCTTATCTTTAGGATAGTCATATTTAGCTAATTCCGCCTTTATTTTATCTTCAGGACCTGTAATATAAAATTCTATATCACTATATTCTTTAATTGCATTAATTACGCCCTCAATTACAGCAACTGGTGCATTATCTCCACCCATTCCATCTATAGCTATTTTCATATTTATTCTCACCTCTGCTATATATTTACCGTATTTTTCATATAATAACGTGTAATATAATTAATTATACCGTATTATTAATCATATTACACCTATATTTACATAATAAATTTATATATCTACTTTTCTTAATAATTAGCATATATTATATTGATTTTCTATTTGTTATAAAATTAACATAATATTTTATAACATTCTTTTTATTTCCTAATATTCATATAATACAACCTAATTATTAATTGTTTACCATCATTGATATTAAAATTAATATGTAAAATAAAATCCGATGAGAAACTATTTTAATCTCGTTTCTCATCGGATATAAAAAAAGAAAAGAAAGTCATATGACTTTCTTTTAGTTTTCAGAAGCTACTACTTCCTTACCTTTGTAAAAACCACAGTTTTTACATACTCTATGAGCAAGTTTCATTTCGTGGCATTGTGGACATTCTACAATACCTGGTAAACTAGCTTTAAAAGTTTGAGCTCTTCTCTTCTTAGTTCTAGCACTACATTGCTTTCTAGCTGGACAACCCATTCATTACACCTCCTTATTATCAAACAAACCTCTTAAGACTTCGAAACGTATATCTACATCTTCTTTGTTGCAGTCACATGCCTTAACATTTAAGTTACAGCCACATTTCTGACATAGTCCCTTGCAGTCGTCTTTACATACTCTCTTGATTGGTAAAGTTGAAATTATACTTGTTTCAACTAATTCAGTGATGTCTAAAACATCATCTATTACAACAACAGCTTCTTCGTCTTCACTTTCACTGTTTGTTGTAAACCTTTCTTCTATATCAATATCTATTGGATAGATAAAGGTATCTAAGCATCTTGAACATACCATTTCTAAATCAGTCTTTATATTAGCTCTAATAACTAATATATCTCCGTCTGAATTCATAACTCCACTAACCTTGCAAGGAGTTATAGACTTGATAATGTCACCTTCAAATTCAAATGACTCAATTTCAAAAATTTCGTCAATTTTTTTACTTCTGTCTTTACCTGAAATAATATCTGAAATTTGTATCTTCATACTTATCAGAGTATATTGTATATTTGACGCAATGTCAATAATGCAATAATCTCCTTATCACTCCTTAGCAATTAATTTATAAATCAAACACAACTTATTATATAAAGGAGTAGTCTAAAAGTCAAGATATTTATCATAATTTGCTACTTAATTAGTCCTAAAGTTTCTTCAGCAATCATTAATTCTTCATTAGTAGGAATTACATATAACTTAACCTTTGAATCTGGTGTAGAAATTTCCATACCATCTCCAATATTTTGATTGTCATTCTTAGCTGAATCTATATCAATTCCTAAGAATTCCATATTAGTTAATGCTCTTATTCTTACTTCTGGAGCATGTTCTCCAATACCAGCTGTAAATACAACAGCATCTAACCCACCCATTGCTGCTGCATATGCACCAATTTGTTTCTTTATTTGGTATCCATAGATATCCATAGTTAATAGAGCTCTCTCATTATTCTTTTCTGCTGCTGCTCTTATATCTCTGAAATCTGTTCCAATTCCTGATACACCTAAAACACCACTCTTTTTGTTTAAGATGTCATTTACTTCATCTGCACTATAACCTTTTTCTTTTTGTAAGAATGTAACTATAGCAGGATCTATGCTTCCACTTCTTGATCCCATTATTATACCATCAAGTGGTGTAAATCCCATTGTTGTATCTATAGATTTACCACCATTAACAGCAGTAACACTTACACCATTTCCTAAGTGGCAAGTTATTATCTTAAGATCACTAATGTCTTTATTCATCCATTTAGCAACTTCACCTGAAACATATTTATGAGAAGTTCCG
This genomic interval carries:
- the ftsY gene encoding signal recognition particle-docking protein FtsY, whose product is MFGNLFNKLKTGLTKTRDGLTDKINEVLKIAITIDEDLYEELEEILITSDIGMDTTIDIIERLRNKIRKEKINDPQEVKPALKEVIRDILLEGSYEDNDEDKKVMLIIGVNGVGKTTSIGKIAAKNKADGKKVLLAAADTFRAAAIDQLEVWSKRAEVDLVKHQEGSDPAAVVFDAIEATKARKVDLLICDTAGRLHNKKNLMNELEKINRIIDRELSDYKKETLLVLDATTGQNAVIQAKQFMEACPIDGIILTKLDGTAKGGVVISIKQSLNIPVRYIGVGEGIDDLQKFDAEGFAEALI
- the smc gene encoding chromosome segregation protein SMC, with product MFLKSLEIRGFKSFADKTELKFKKGVTAVVGPNGSGKSNISDAVRWVLGEQSIKVLRGGKMEDVIFAGTQFRKPVGLAQVSLTLDNSDEQLATEYNEVTVSRRIFRSGESEYLINNNKCRLKDVTNLFMDTGIGKEGYSLIGQGKIEAILSGKPEERRALLEEAAGIVKFKNRKEEAEKKLSNTDDNLVRINDILSTYEERIEPLRIEREKAIEFKELSDNLKRKEVSLIVHTIQIMDQELRVFKEELNKRIEGINKKRESIAKDREILSNLEERIENIEKKTLGEKEQYYTLKDIINDDGKAIELYHERIKNCEEKIKRNSYEVEDISKRMEDIENNKLLLEQELAKRFEEQADKKEIIEKLEQTNKIKQLELEKMKAELKVLQESELDFLRSNSDVKNEINILKRELELREEKRQSLDSSISYLENNIVINMATYKGLSRDIENKKKEIEDVRNSTAELKKRIATLKGNITKKENDVKELNRVLTKLDANKTMLENLEKHYEGYNRSVKSLMESIKDENIEGAEETKVLGEVFSVDKQYETAVEIALGAAISNVITSTEQVAKKLIIYLKKNNLGRATFLPINIIKGKKLNLDDSITKSEGYIGIGSDIISYDSIYENIMNYTLGRTIICRDMDCALKISKISQYRYKIVTLEGEVVNPGGALTGGSIKGRNTNLLGRKREIEEIAHKIDEKKKVYADIMKEGQKLSLELKEIDEEILNNTDLIHSKNIDLTRKQSEIEGLQNDTNKLKKTLENTRSDLERIKEDKQEISEKLNVKENEIKILEDENVTKKNQSVELEELIGVKTLEVSKDESKLTEMKIAKAALDEGIEGKKNDFSRIEKESYDLSGKRDNLVRESKENEKSIIELNFSIKERQKNIEENNTKINVLELNFKDDEIEKEKLKEEFKQKDNLISAVMDEISREEMEVNKREVIKAKKESEEEHIYKKLNEELELTYAEALDICEPVENEEDLKSNISSIKSKITKLGIVNLAAIEEYEELKEKFEFMSNQAEDLEKAKEELIRVIDQMTGEMRILFKENFKILNHNFNETFKDLFQGGSAELILGEGDELSANIDINVEPPGKKLQNINLMSGGEKVLSAIALLFAILKMKPTPFCILDEIEAALDDANVYRYAEFLLRFSNRTQFIVITHRKGTMEASDIIYGVTMEEKGISKVVSVDLSKDDE
- a CDS encoding elongator complex protein 3; the protein is MSKSYYIIPIFVPHEGCPHDCVFCNQDKITGVKKDSLRIVKDTEKRDISSSNDENEEVTAESVRKTVYEYLETIDHSNAVVEISFFGGTFTGIKEEKQKELLQVAREFKDKDFIDKIRLSTRPDYINQYILSYLKEYRVDIIELGVQSLNEEILLKAGRGHDVEDVSKASKLIKEYGFILGHQIMPGLPGDDFKTDIETTKASIEMKPDICRIYPALTIRGTAMEIMYKRGDYVPYTLEEAVEISKEMYKMYRQNSVNVIRIGLQPTETINEKNDVVAGPFHPAFRELVESSLMIELILENMKEQEKAEIHINPKEISKLYANKKMYFNRLKDNKKNIKVEQNNDIERGKIILYLENKKVDIIY
- the rnc gene encoding ribonuclease III yields the protein MNKYTLKEIEENLGVCFNNPTLLKTALTHSSFANQFKDAEYNERLEFLGDAVLQLCITEYLFNNFKSKSEGELTKTRSLIVCENSLYEIAKKLHLGEYIRMSKGEELTGGRERISIQADAVEAVIAAVYLDKGIGFVRDFILLHFEEIIKKAINNEIILDFKTKLQEFLQKDGEVSIHYELTKHEGPPHRRKFFTNVVIENNIMGEGCGYSKKEAEQNAAKQALMKLDNKNE
- the acpP gene encoding acyl carrier protein; translated protein: MFERIQAIIADKLSIDEGSVTMEASFIDDLNADSLDIVELIMALEDELDMEIPDEDVENFKTVGDVVNYVKAHHEE
- the plsX gene encoding phosphate acyltransferase PlsX, with amino-acid sequence MKIAIDGMGGDNAPVAVIEGVINAIKEYSDIEFYITGPEDKIKAELAKYDYPKDKITVIHAEEVISTNEHPVMAVRRKKDSSIVKALNLVKDKTCDAIISGGSTGAFLAGCTLVVGRIKGVERPALAPIMPGRKGQFMIVDVGANVDCKPAFLVQFAKMGKIYYEHVFNVKNPSIGLINIGEEEEKGNELSKATYQLLKNEGELNFKGNVEPRDIPKGETNILVSDGFVGNTALKMYEGSASTILGMIKDEVMQASIISKFGVVLLKPVLKSLMKKVDYKEYGGAPFLGVDGICIKAHGSSDGKAFKNAIRQTKIFYDNKVLENMKKEFSKQN
- the rpmF gene encoding 50S ribosomal protein L32; the encoded protein is MGCPARKQCSARTKKRRAQTFKASLPGIVECPQCHEMKLAHRVCKNCGFYKGKEVVASEN
- a CDS encoding YceD family protein — its product is MKIQISDIISGKDRSKKIDEIFEIESFEFEGDIIKSITPCKVSGVMNSDGDILVIRANIKTDLEMVCSRCLDTFIYPIDIDIEERFTTNSESEDEEAVVVIDDVLDITELVETSIISTLPIKRVCKDDCKGLCQKCGCNLNVKACDCNKEDVDIRFEVLRGLFDNKEV
- a CDS encoding acetate kinase, which produces MKILVINCGSSSLKYQLIDMSNNGVLAQGLVERIGIDGILTQKVDGREKYVVETDLKDHQIAIDLVLKTLIDEKQGVIKSMDEISAVGHRVVHGGEKYSESVLVTDEVLESLQELIKLAPLHNPANIIGIKACQALMPNTPMVAVFDTAFHQTMPQKAFMYPVPYEYYEEDHIRRYGFHGTSHKYVSGEVAKWMNKDISDLKIITCHLGNGVSVTAVNGGKSIDTTMGFTPLDGIIMGSRSGSIDPAIVTFLQKEKGYSADEVNDILNKKSGVLGVSGIGTDFRDIRAAAEKNNERALLTMDIYGYQIKKQIGAYAAAMGGLDAVVFTAGIGEHAPEVRIRALTNMEFLGIDIDSAKNDNQNIGDGMEISTPDSKVKLYVIPTNEELMIAEETLGLIK